Within the Erigeron canadensis isolate Cc75 chromosome 6, C_canadensis_v1, whole genome shotgun sequence genome, the region TTTTTAGCATAACTTTAGATTTAAAGAAGACTTGAAAAGGCTAGGATTCTTactcttttaatagatatatagatgttATAAAATTTACATGGTAGGAAAGATAATAAACATAAGggggaagtgaaggtggtgctgtTATGCACTCAACTTAGGTGAAATCCCACTCACATGCTAGTTTTTAAACCTGTGAGAGagatttcacccaagttggatgCATAACAGCATTACCTTCACTTTTCCCTAAACATAatctatttgttttttagaacAACATCTCGAtaacatatatcatttttaatctcatcaatatcaatatcaataatcTTCACTaccttataatttataaaacatttgactCCTctcattgttaaaaaaaaaaacttgttctACCGAAATTACTCATCATTTTTAATCACTAATTTGTACATTttcaccaaatatatatataatacccttaatgcaATTATTTAAGATATACATCTCTCACCcttaaataactacactaccttattttacatcaatagcCACATCGTtattgacaccgccaccaccactcaCTGCCGTCACCACTTGTCGtctccgccaccaccaccacacggTCGCATCGCGCGAGCACATGGCTAATTCCTTATTATAAAAAGGAAACTCACCGCCGAAAATATCAAATAAGGAATTGAACTATCTAGAAGGCTAAAATATCCttctatctaatatacctataatacctttaatgaaatgatttacaacataaatgataaatctcttaatttcttaaaataactacgtatctcttttaacatcaattacttttacattcaccactatTGTTGCCCCACCATCCATCGCCGTCACTACCCCGCGCCGCTAATATCATtgtcgccgcattgtgcgggtatgACTTATTTTTAATAAGGATGCTGGATTTAACTcgtaataaaacaaaacaaatacacaACCTGTTAAGCCGAACCAGAACCACCTACCCCTGATCTGAAGGCTCCACGAAACAAAGCCTCAGCAGCACACCACAGAGAAAATAATAACCAACCCGGCGTGAACCGCACTCGccataatatctatatatatgaccGCCACAACGGAAATCCCAAAAAAACAACCGGCAACAATAGATTCCGATCGGAAAAGAAAGGATCCATCAGCAGATCGAACCGCCGCCGCCGCTGCCAAacacaaaaaatcaaaaatgtcatcatcatcatctgataAAGTTAGGGCTTCACATATACTTATTAAACACCAAGGATCTCGTCGTAAGGCTTCCTGGAAGGATCCAGAAGGTCGGGTTATTACTAATACTACCAGAGATGCTGCCGTTTCTCAGCTCAAAGCTTTACGAGACGACGTCGTTTCTGGAAATTCCAAATTTGAAGATGTTGCTTCTCGTTATTCTGATTGTAGCTCAGCTAAACGTGGCGGCGATCTCGGTTTGTTCTCACTTTCTATAATTctagggttttgtttttttgttttttttttttaaatttatttataattttatattgttcagtatttagttttgtttaattttaaggCCAATTAATGTTTAGATATTAAGGTTTTATTATATGCTTTATACTCGAATGAATACCGAAGGATTCGATGCAGAATGGTGTAAATTAGGAACCCTTGCCAAGCTTTTAAGAATCATTTGTCTAGCTTTAAACATTATTTCGAAAGCCAACGTGTCTATTCATCATACAGAAGTTATGACTTTTATTGAAGAAATATGTGCCTACTTCACACTTAGATTATGTCACAAGGGAAATTCGAGAATGGGTTGCCAAATTCGGTGACTTTTTACGATATGTGCTTATTCACTAGTCCAATTGGATTATATTTTGTCTCCAACGGGTAAAGTTTTAAGTTTGGCTAAAAAGGATCAAAAGGTTGTGCCGCGTATTGTTAGTCTGATTGTTCTGATGGTATGTAGACTCTTCAAAGGTTTATGGATGGGTCTAATTATTTGCTTAATACCTGGCAATATTGATGAAAATATTGGCAGTACCATGTACACCACGTAAAACTGGTTACTTGATAAAGATTAGTAATTTTAACGGGTCACATGGTGCGATGGGTAGGCTGGGGATGTCTTACTGAGTAAAGGGTAATGGTATTTTATTGAAAGGTTGATAAGACATAATTTATCATAGCATTgtggaaagaaagaagaaaagtaGTTTCCCATCAGTTAGGTGCGTCCCGAGTTATTTTTCAGTGAAAAGATGCTTGATTGAATATATGAACTTAATCAGGCTCACAAACTACAACTTTGTTGATCCGTTGCTACAGTTCGTGTAGGCCAAGACATGTTTCTTCGCTAAACAGTCAAGGATCCacttgttaatttgttattagtGTAATCTTCTGTTTAATCttctagctttttaacattttatgcTTATGAAAACCTATTGCTGCTCTCAGGCCTAAGTCTATAAGTACCTTGCCCAATGCAATTGATGCACCTTGATCTCGTTCGAGTCCAACACTGCAACAAGCTGGCCTAGGAATGGTATTATAGTAACAGTTAATATTGTAGGGTCTTTAGACCAATCTTATTGCAACTAGTTGCTTAGAAGTTCAAATCACAATCTCATTTGACGTTCCCAGGTTATATGTTATGCTGATACTTCTAGATTGTGCCTTCGGTAATAGGTCATTAAGTTCCATTGCTGAGTCTAGAATTTACTTGGATGGACATTATTTTAATCACTCTACTTTAagctttaataatatataagtgCTTGTCTATCTGTAAGTGAAGCTGGAGCCTTAGCTGCCTTGTCAAAGGATAGTGAAGGTTGAGCCAAGCTACTCGTTAACTCTGGGTCCCATCTGTGCTCATCATTTGTTACATCTACTCTTCCCACGATTCCGAATCAACAggcccctttttctttttctactcGGGGACTAAGCGAAAGAAGTCTCATCTCGATAAGACCCTTTGAATCTTCAATAGGGGCCTGTAATCTTTGGATTAGAGTAGAGGTTGCAAGAGAGCAGTGCGTACCACCCTGCACCTTCTCAGTTTGATTTTAGTGATGTATATATCTTCTGTTTTATTTGCATCTTCTCAGAAAATGACTCTGATTTTTAATTAGAATGAATGTTTGTTTATGTGTAAGCGTTGTTTCTTGTGTTCGTTACTGGCTCACTATATTGTGAAACTTTTGCCATATAGATGTCTATGTAAAATGCATGAATGGTGGGATTTCTCACAAAAAGATGACCCAACACAAAATTTCGTTCTGTCTTTTTGCCTCTCTATTTTCTGATATATTGATGCTTAAATAGTTTCTTTTAGGATGTTATTAAGTGATTGTAATAGCTGAGATATTGGTGATGCAGGTCCATTTGGAAGGAAACAGATGCAGAAGCCGTTTGAAGACGCGACATATGCATTGAAAGTGGGGGAGATAAGCGACATCGTGGATACTGATAGTGGAGTTCACATCATCAAGAGAACTGGTTAACCATGAAATATTACAGTAAGGACTAGCATAAACTTACCTGTTTCTATGGTTTCAAGCAATGATGAACTCTGTTGTAACTTGAGTTTGGTGATTCCACACGTTGTATTGTTTTACCTAGAAAATTAAGAATGCATCTTTGAGATTTACTTGTGAATTTATTTACCAATCTGGGCTTGTCAACCTGTTATGATTTACTCGTATGAATTATTCAATGCCTACTACCTTGGGAATTGGCACAAATACGTAATTGTACTCTAAATCGTCTCATTGATCTGGGATAAGGTGTCCATTCACCATTGATCATACATGTTACTATCGAAAAAAATggaaatattattttttggcTTAACATTCAATATCATAAGGACGCATGAACTTGCAAATTGCAGTTAGGTGTTCTAGAAACAAAGTTTGTGCTTACTAGACAAGAACCGTTCTACCAAAAATCTTAGAAGGTGAAATCTTAGGTCTAAATGATAATGCGAAATTGTAGAAATCATGTTGCCATTTATCTGGTGGCTTTATCAGAGTTAGAACGCATGGATGTGGTGATTCATGAAATCTAATTATAAAAGTGGTGGGAGTGAAAACTTGGAGTTTCATGGAGACCCAAGTTGAATGCGGCAACCTCCAGCATTTAGGAAATTAGGAGGATATTGTGAGGATGGTCACGTTTCCTAGTATCAGCGAACAAATTATAATGTATGCCGTACATAATTTGCAATATAGTCCAGGATATTATGTCTTTTAATCATGTAGGAGCTTGCTTACTAGTAAGCTAGTGAGAAACTAGtatacaaacaaagaaaaaaaaaacaaaatggttacatgaaaaattcaaaaatttaaagCTACCGCCAATTTGACCATTTTATACCACTTAGTTTCGTTGCACGATATGTCAACCATAGTCTGGTAGCGAATCGGAAAGATGGTTGTTATAATCCAACGGGTGAGACTGATTAAGTTCATAAGCTTGCGTTTCTTGGCAGTTATGTAGGGTTTTGAGGTCCTCCCTGAATTTGGCCAATGAATATTTACACACAAATATTCACACAATCACCGCATAATTATATCAACTAGTCGTCTAAAGCACATAGTTAGCAACATAAACACAATCAAGTCACATAAAAACACATAACAGAACATAGAAGCATTATTTAACTACCAGTTAAGTTAAATAAACTTGGACTATTAAGATGTTACAATTCtttttatcttaatatatttaacctTTTACATTTTGACTTAGTTTTGTTATATGTTTACTTTTGAACCATATGcgtattaattatatttatcgATAGAAGATCGTGTTATATCTATAAGTTATAGTTGATAAAGAATATAGGGGAAAAATTTTTAAGATGCATTAGTCGGGGGCAGTGATACAAAGACAAAGTACAAGGACGAACacggataaaaaaaaataaacacaagAATCAAATTGAATAAATGGACTAAACACATGAACGATTTGTGGCTAATTATGTCCCTCCATCTTATTTACTAAGGaaaatgatattagtaccataGATAGTGACTTATTTACCACACtgtacaacttttataacataATGTACAAGTCTGTAAAGCATAAATATGGTAAATTTATCAATTGTTGTGGTACGAATACCACTTCCATTCCCATTTACTAAACccaaacaaaatacaaatataatgaTTGACtagaaaaacaaatattcaTGATTCACCCCCTTACATCTATACATCGAAAGTGAATTCTTTATCTTGTTTTCTGTTAGTTTTGTTTGTCATGTGTCATTTTTTCATTACGAGTACATCACATCGTGTACGAATTATTCGTAAGTAGCAATTTGTATCTAGTTTCTTAACACTATGTCACTATCTATTTAAACATacgaaaactaaaataaaaaataaaatgatatatctatttaaacacgttatttatttaaaaaaaaaatattaaaaaagtaaaatttttgGAGAGTGAACTTTAGGAAAGATCGAATGTAGAGACAGACCAAGCATGCAGAAGAACCACGGTTTGTAGAGGGCATGCTAGACAAGTTGTGGGCCCACACAACCTTAGCCCACTACTGAACCCATTcaatttaaaaactacattttttcAGTTTCCTATTGGATCGATCATACACTTTATCCTATctataagttttttattattataaaaattatgtagTTTTTCACAACAGAAATAAATCGTGCTATGATAGTTGCAATAATGTAATTCTAACCGCTTCACTTTAACTGGCTGAAGTAGCTAGATATAACAAAATCAACAAGCAACTTAACATGGAAGAATATATTACTTTGTATATTCTGTTAACATATGATCCAAAGAGTTGTAGGGTATATATAAACCCAAAAatgtttacatatatttatattctaactatgatatgaaatgctttgCATAATAAGCGTGAAATTCACCGAGAATGGAAAAGTTTACTGGAATTGGCCGGCTTTTGACGCGAAATATTTACttttgtggaaaaaaaaaaaatcaccctCCAACTAACACAACATACACAATATAAAACTGATCATATACATTATGGCCGGTATATATACCATATTAGACTGATAGGAACAAGGTGTCCGTCCCCCAAAAAGCACCCAGGAACGTCGCAAAACGCCGAAGAAACGCCATGAATTTTGCTCCAAGCGGCGTTCTCCCCCCAAAAAAAAGTGACCCTGGCGGATTAAGGACGGGGTGGGAAACGCTCCATTTGATGAAATTATATAGTTTGCAACGGCTAGGTGTAAGCTTTCTCTTTGACCAAGGTTGTTTTGTTTGTCTTTTAGCAATAAATGTGTAAGCTTTTTAGGGGGTTTTGGGGAAGTCTTACTCCAAATATTGGAAGAGGTGTCcctcttgatgacatggcagaAAAAACGCCTTCTAAAGAAGGCCTTGCTTCTCACAGCCTTAAGTCGATCACGTCTGGCTGGAAACAGCAACCTGCACGGGTTGAAAGCCTGCATGGTAGAGTGCATCACGCTGAAATCTAGCCCTCCTTACCTCAActcttacaaaaatatataaacaaaaatccgAGTGTAAATTTTCTTCATATACAGAACtcttatcaatatatatatgtataaatacttcaaaattacaGAGACGATATATATAGACACACGTACACTAGTTGctagctatatatattatagaattgaaatcatacaaattaatatatatatatccaactgATGAtcaaaacatgtatatataattaatatatcatTATCGTTATTGTGCTGCATGATGCATATTTTGTATGTATGCTTCTTCAAGTAGTCATAAATGATCAAATATGCAAACTCCAATATCAAAATGATCCAAGCTTGTTGATGTACTACTCAACGAAAATCCGTTCGACTTCCCCTCTAATTCACCgataccaccaccaccgtcacctgCAGCTTCTAATTTCCTATGATCATCACCTTGATGATAATTAGACGTAGTAAAGTCTAAACCACCGGCCGGATTATGGTTGCTTAAATAATATCCTGCTTGATCTTCCACACATCGAATCATCTCCTCCTCTTGGCTTAATAATTGAGAAGCTACAAACTTATCAAGATCCCTCCAATCCCTAACTTCATTCACATTGTTACTATTATTTGTGTTGCTTCttttgatttgattattgtCTTCTTGACAATGATCGTTTTCGTATATAGAGCCTATACTTCTCTTTGTCGACTGGAGAGATGGGCTTTCGAGTTGTGGAAGCTGTTGTACGAATTGATCACAGTTATGCACAAAGTTCATGTTCTCAGATGCTTCCAACTCTTGCTTACACATGAAACTACTTTCTGTCAAGAGAATATTTGAAGTAGGCTGATGAAGAATTCTGGCGTAATCATTATTATTCATGACTACCGATGCTACATGTTGGCTCGCTTCATCATAAAAGTAGTTTGATGATTCCCACAATCTTGTGTTTGTTTTCGTTTGTTGTCCGGTTGGGCGTTTCTTGAATGCTCTACAAACTACCCATCCTTCTTCCTGCGTATCATCACCATTTGATAGATTTTAGATCACATATATAGTCCCTACTAATTGTCTAGTTATAGAAGAGTTAAATAACTTGAGAACtgaattaattatataattactaTCCAATCCATGAGTGAGATCGAGATGGATGGTTATGAAAGTCAAATGGTTTCTTTACCACAGAAACACACTCAAAGATTGAACACTAAAAAGGATGGACAAGAATATGAACACACAAACATACTCAAAGATTGTATAAGATAGTGGAGAGCGTGCATGAAAAATGAAGATTGGAAACCCCATACGATtactactttatatatttagaaGGATATATATAAAGGCATTAATTTGAACAAAATGCATGATATTACTAAATAAggttttcttttttggtttattatatatcatcatcttcttggtatatatatagtatgaatgCACCTAGTATGAAAGTTCTTTGTTTATTCAATTGAACAAACCACACCATACTCCAATTAACCATATTCAAGTTTTCAAACGTTAAGTACAATCAATTAATTGCACTATTAATTAATCTCAAATCAAGTGTTCAAGTCATTAGGCTTTGATGGTtcatatatgataatatgatggGAATCTATTGATAAAAGTAgtctatatatgtgtgtgtgtaatatGATCAGAAAAAGATCGATTTGATGAGATCAATTCATCAAATCGGTTATACCTGGGGAGGGGCATTTTCTTCAGATTCAAGCCTGTATTCATGCATGATCCAATCGGTTTTCTGGCCATTGGGGGCCCTTCCTTGGTAGAAAACTAGGGTTTTCCTCATTCCTATGAGCCTTTGCTTTTCGTAGATCGCTTTGTCTCTCCCGGTAGCCTTCCAGAAACCCGCCATGGTTGCCCTATTTGTTCTTGTCCCGGTTGGATACTTTTTATCCTTGTGACTGAAGAAATACCACTCGCTTTGCTCCTCATATCCGATCCAACATTTCTCTGAAAAATATTacatcacaaatatatataagttataatgaattcttttgattatttaattttcttGATCTAATTAAAACCAAATAAATTTAAGATCAAAACACAACGATTGAGTTATAAAAACTGGCAGACTGAAAAGAAGGAAAACCCTACTTAGAGATCgaaaaatgtaaacaaataaaGAACACTTAGGAAagattatataaaaagttacctATGAGATCCCATGGTTCGATTCGATAAAGATCAATATCTCTAATGACATCAAGATCGATCTTTTGAGATGCAACTTTCTTCCTGAGATAATAACCAACAAGTTCTTCGTCGGTTGGATGAAAACGAAACCCTGGAGGGACACATGATAATTGATCCATAGTATTGTCCATGATCATGAACCAACTTGAAGTAATAATGTACAATTAATGGCTAGCTTGGATTAATTCTTTATCAATTCACCACCTTgatcactatatatatttcaatataattCTATATCATATGAGATCCTTTGATAGTCAAGACAAGTATTTTtaccacacacacatatatatagcaatatatatatacacactgtACTACTGTTGGGGGGTATTGATGCAAGACCCACTAAGAATAAGCACTTGAGGTCTATCACTCTTTGTCAAAGTGGTGAAAAAAGTTCAATTATAAAAGCTTAATATTTTTAGTTTGAATATGAAACTTGGGTATCACCTTATATAGAttacttataattataattttgtttaatatgTGAAAATAAATTTGAGTTTTCCAATCTTCTCTGAAATATAGGAAAAAGGTAAAAGGGGAATTAAAGTAGAATTGCTAAGCAAACAACTTAAAAGATGACATGTGTTTAGATATAAATCATTAACTCATTTGATGGTGAGCTACACTAAAAACATTGCTTATCTATATCACACAAAACCTTTAGAAAACGTGGATAGCTATTTCATTTccatctcaatttttttttttttaaataaacaaattttttttaaatacaaaaatgGGAGATGTGGCCAATGAGGTTGGTGACAcattggtaaggtttttgatTTTACGAGTATCCACCTGGGTTTGATTTCCACTTTTCTCATTTGTGAGGGTGGATTACTAAGagttttttaagatttttggTTTAagacatacgtgtaatttagaagTAGAGGTAAAATAgaatacctttaaaaaaaaatgggagATGTGATTTAATGCTCACGGGTACATGCGTGTAATTCGTCCACACTTTTCGCGGGTAGATAAAGATATTTAGGACCTTCATCAGATTGTACaagattataaatttataatagttCATAGTTCATACAGCTAGTACAAAATGTTTGTGGTTTTGACATAGATTACCCTCCAAGTTAATGGGActttgaaagaaaaacaaaaaaaaaaaaaggtctttTCGCGTCATAGATAAATCCAACAAATATTTAGAAACACCCTTttcaagaaaatatttttttttcctcaaaaaCTAACATTAAGCAAAAACTGTTAAAAGAAAAACGAGAGGTGAGGTGAGGTGGGGTGGGGGTTGGGACCCTTGGGGTTTGGGTTTTGTGGGTGAATAGTAATGATGTCGTCTTGTGGGGATGTGAAAACGATGCATCAAAAATGGAGGTTTCACGATCGACCGTTATATTTAGACGAATATATATTCAACACTTAAAAATAGATGACTATTGTACTTTATTAagaaatttaatttgtttattaaatcggATTAAGAATGTATACTCAATTAATCGCTGATTTAACATATATTGTCTTAACCGAGTTCGTGTTAAATAACTTTTCCGCAAGATTGATCTCCagcttaaacttttttttaatgaaaaatcctATCACCTAaagatttgaaaatgaaaatatgctCAGACATACTATAAgttgaaattaaatatatttagtcATCTCCATATATGTCTAAGATATGACTCGAACTTTAAATTTACTGTGAGAAAACAAGTCAATTTATTACTAAACCATTTGGTTTTGTATTAGTCGtaagttaattaaattttaacaaCTAGCAGAGCCAGTAGCAGAGCCGGCTTGATATTTTTATGGGTTTAGGCATGAGCCTAAGGCCCACCAATAACAAAGGCCCTCAAATTTTCAATAGTTTAGCTTATAACTACACGGTTATAACTAGATTTTTTcctaaaatttaataatttttatagttaGAACTTGAAAACATCTTCTTTGTCTATGAACAACCATCAACACTTTTCTTGGAATCAAAGTTCTATTACTCACCTAGAGAAATTCGAATATAGATTTGTTGATTATGGCATTCAAGTTTATAAAAGACCCTCAAAATTAATCTCGCTTAAAGCCCCAAAAAACCTTAAGCCGGTACTGCAACAACTAGCATATCATGGAATTGAACCAAGTTAACGACCTCCTCCAAGGCTCCAAGTACCATATTCGTTGGGTACAAGACGCAACGTTGTCTATGATAAGTTCTCTCCTAAAGTGGTTGATGATTTATCGACACCGCCTCCCGTATGAGTACACATGAATTGGTTGTTATCTTAGTGGTCACCGCCTCAAACTATGTTGTATGTGGTCGGTTAGGGCTAATCACGATCAAATCAACATACTAGGCATATTGGAAAAGTCATGAATAAATTACCAtcacagattttttttttttctgattgTAAAGCATGTGTCACATCTTTCTTTTCGTAATAGTTAGTACTTAATAtcatttaatcaattttgtCTTACATGTTACCTAATTACATTTACCTTTAAATGATTGAAAATAGCAACTTACTAGTATTTACTACAAgtgaaaggggaaaaaaaatgaaaaaactacCACCCCTATA harbors:
- the LOC122603583 gene encoding peptidyl-prolyl cis-trans isomerase Pin1-like, producing the protein MTATTEIPKKQPATIDSDRKRKDPSADRTAAAAAKHKKSKMSSSSSDKVRASHILIKHQGSRRKASWKDPEGRVITNTTRDAAVSQLKALRDDVVSGNSKFEDVASRYSDCSSAKRGGDLGPFGRKQMQKPFEDATYALKVGEISDIVDTDSGVHIIKRTG
- the LOC122605608 gene encoding NAC domain-containing protein 76-like, coding for MIMDNTMDQLSCVPPGFRFHPTDEELVGYYLRKKVASQKIDLDVIRDIDLYRIEPWDLIEKCWIGYEEQSEWYFFSHKDKKYPTGTRTNRATMAGFWKATGRDKAIYEKQRLIGMRKTLVFYQGRAPNGQKTDWIMHEYRLESEENAPPQEEGWVVCRAFKKRPTGQQTKTNTRLWESSNYFYDEASQHVASVVMNNNDYARILHQPTSNILLTESSFMCKQELEASENMNFVHNCDQFVQQLPQLESPSLQSTKRSIGSIYENDHCQEDNNQIKRSNTNNSNNVNEVRDWRDLDKFVASQLLSQEEEMIRCVEDQAGYYLSNHNPAGGLDFTTSNYHQGDDHRKLEAAGDGGGGIGELEGKSNGFSLSSTSTSLDHFDIGVCIFDHL